The Argopecten irradians isolate NY chromosome 4, Ai_NY, whole genome shotgun sequence genome has a window encoding:
- the LOC138320788 gene encoding uncharacterized protein yields the protein MFCVLALAFCLVGQICGMTTVSPTGHHHVHESNEFDQGLFYYDARSHQMVLKLGGKCYIERLKGSVRPQVHTTDGLMKLEGNLMYLVAKGTHTQMSHDDLNDLSVHVEHMCSGLDVFTVAHPHHHTTMPTTMGVIG from the exons ATGTTCTGCGTGCTGGCTTTAGCCTTTTGCCTTGTTGGGCAG ATATGTGGAATGACTACTGTTTCGCCTACCGGCCACCACCATGTGCATGAATCGAACGAGTTCGACCAAGGCCTTTTTTATTATGATGCCCGTTCG CATCAAATGGTCCTTAAACTGGGAGGTAAATGCTACATTGAAAGGTTAAAGGGATCCGTGCGCCCTCAAGTACACACTACCGACGGGCTCatgaaattagag GGTAACCTGATGTATCTCGTAGCCAAGGGAACTCACACACAAATGTCACATGACGATTTGAATGACTTGAGTGTGCACGTGGAACACATGTGCTCTGGTTTGGACGTATTCACGGTAGCTCATCCCCATCATCACACTACCATGCCCACAACAATGGGTGTTATTGgttaa